One segment of Pleuronectes platessa chromosome 21, fPlePla1.1, whole genome shotgun sequence DNA contains the following:
- the sox9a gene encoding transcription factor SOX-9a isoform X2 — protein MNLLDPYLKMTEEQDKCLSDVPSPSMSEDSAGSPCPSGSGSDTENTRPSENGLLRADGTLLDFKKDEEDKFPACIRDAVSQVLKGYDWTLVPMPVRVNGSNKNKPHVKRPMNAFMVWAQAARRKLADQYPHLHNAELSKTLGKLWRLLNEGEKRPFVEEAERLRVQHKKDHPDYKYQPRRRKSVKNGQSEPEDGSEQTHISPNAIFKALQQADSPASSMGEVHSPGSQGPPTPPTTPKTDVSSGKMDLKREGGIRSLPEGPGGRQLNIDFRDVDIGELSSDVISHIETFDVNEFDQYLPPNGHPGLPGNAAPVTYTGSYSISSGAPVSPQAGGAAAWLVKTQNQQGQQHSLTGGSEAAQAQQRTQIKTEQLSPSHYSEQQGSPQHITYSPFNLQHYSPPSSSYPAISRAQQYDYADHQGGGAAASYYSHAGAGQGSGLYSTFSYMGSPSQRPMYTPIADNTGVPSIPQSSPQHWEQAPVYTQLTRP, from the exons ATGAATCTCCTCGACCCTTACCTGAAGATGACGGAGGAACAAGACAAGTGTCTCTCTGATGTCCCGAGCCCGAGCATGTCCGAGGACTCCGCGGGCTCCCCGTGCCCGTCCGGCTCGGGCTCCGACACCGAGAACACCCGGCCGTCGGAGAACGGTCTGCTCCGGGCGGACGGGACCCTGCTCGACTTCAAGAAGGACGAGGAAGATAAGTTCCCCGCATGCATCCGCGACGCCGTGTCCCAGGTGCTCAAGGGCTACGACTGGACTCTGGTGCCCATGCCGGTGCGCGTTAACGGATCTAATAAGAACAAGCCTCACGTTAAGAGACCGATGAATGCCTTCATGGTTTGGGCTCAGGCTGCGCGCAGGAAGCTGGCGGATCAGTACCCACACCTGCATAACGCGGAGCTCAGCAAAACTCTCGGGAAACTCTGGAG acttctcaACGAAGGCGAGAAGCGGCCGTTTGTGGAGGAGGCTGAGCGGCTCCGGGTGCAGCACAAGAAGGATCACCCGGACTACAAGTACCAGCCCCGGCGAAGGAAGTCGGTCAAGAACGGACAGAGCGAGCCGGAGGACGGCAGCGAGCAGACGCACATTTCTCCTAATGCCATCTTCAAAGCTCTGCAGCAGGCGGACTCCCCAGCCTCCAGCATGGGCGAGGTGCACTCTCCGG GCTCCCAGGGGCCCCCTACCCCTCCAACCACCCCAAAGACAGATGTCAGCTCAGGCAAGATGGACCTAAAGCGTGAAGGGGGCATCCGCTCTCTGCCCGAAGGCCCCGGCGGGCGCCAGCTCAACATCGACTTCCGCGACGTGGACATCGGCGAGCTCAGCAGCGACGTCATCTCCCACATCGAGACCTTTGACGTCAACGAGTTTGACCAGTACCTCCCGCCCAACGGCCACCCGGGCCTCCCTGGCAACGCCGCGCCGGTCACCTACACAGGCAGCTACAGCATCAGCAGTGGCGCCCCTGTCAGCCCGCAGGCGGGGGGTGCCGCCGCCTGGCTGGTCAAAACCCAGAACCAGCAGGGGCAGCAGCACTCCCTGACCGGCGGCTCAGAGGCGGCTCAGGCCCAGCAAAGGACCCAGATCAAGACAGAGCAGCTGAGTCCGAGCCACTACAGCGAGCAGCAGGGCTCCCCGCAGCACATCACCTACAGCCCCTTCAACCTGCAGCACTacagccccccctcctcctcctacccGGCCATCTCCCGGGCGCAGCAGTACGACTACGCCGACCACCAGGGGGGCGGCGCCGCGGCCTCCTACTACAGCCACGCGGGGGCCGGGCAGGGCTCGGGGCTGTACTCGACTTTCAGCTACATGGGCAGCCCCAGCCAGAGGCCCATGTACACGCCCATAGCCGACAACACAGGAGTGCCCTCCATCCCGCAGAGCAGCCCGCAGCACTGGGAGCAGGCTCCGGTGTACACCCAGCTCACCAGACCATGA
- the sox9a gene encoding transcription factor SOX-9a isoform X1, with product MNLLDPYLKMTEEQDKCLSDVPSPSMSEDSAGSPCPSGSGSDTENTRPSENGLLRADGTLLDFKKDEEDKFPACIRDAVSQVLKGYDWTLVPMPVRVNGSNKNKPHVKRPMNAFMVWAQAARRKLADQYPHLHNAELSKTLGKLWRLLNEGEKRPFVEEAERLRVQHKKDHPDYKYQPRRRKSVKNGQSEPEDGSEQTHISPNAIFKALQQADSPASSMGEVHSPGEHSGSQGPPTPPTTPKTDVSSGKMDLKREGGIRSLPEGPGGRQLNIDFRDVDIGELSSDVISHIETFDVNEFDQYLPPNGHPGLPGNAAPVTYTGSYSISSGAPVSPQAGGAAAWLVKTQNQQGQQHSLTGGSEAAQAQQRTQIKTEQLSPSHYSEQQGSPQHITYSPFNLQHYSPPSSSYPAISRAQQYDYADHQGGGAAASYYSHAGAGQGSGLYSTFSYMGSPSQRPMYTPIADNTGVPSIPQSSPQHWEQAPVYTQLTRP from the exons ATGAATCTCCTCGACCCTTACCTGAAGATGACGGAGGAACAAGACAAGTGTCTCTCTGATGTCCCGAGCCCGAGCATGTCCGAGGACTCCGCGGGCTCCCCGTGCCCGTCCGGCTCGGGCTCCGACACCGAGAACACCCGGCCGTCGGAGAACGGTCTGCTCCGGGCGGACGGGACCCTGCTCGACTTCAAGAAGGACGAGGAAGATAAGTTCCCCGCATGCATCCGCGACGCCGTGTCCCAGGTGCTCAAGGGCTACGACTGGACTCTGGTGCCCATGCCGGTGCGCGTTAACGGATCTAATAAGAACAAGCCTCACGTTAAGAGACCGATGAATGCCTTCATGGTTTGGGCTCAGGCTGCGCGCAGGAAGCTGGCGGATCAGTACCCACACCTGCATAACGCGGAGCTCAGCAAAACTCTCGGGAAACTCTGGAG acttctcaACGAAGGCGAGAAGCGGCCGTTTGTGGAGGAGGCTGAGCGGCTCCGGGTGCAGCACAAGAAGGATCACCCGGACTACAAGTACCAGCCCCGGCGAAGGAAGTCGGTCAAGAACGGACAGAGCGAGCCGGAGGACGGCAGCGAGCAGACGCACATTTCTCCTAATGCCATCTTCAAAGCTCTGCAGCAGGCGGACTCCCCAGCCTCCAGCATGGGCGAGGTGCACTCTCCGGGTGAGCActcag GCTCCCAGGGGCCCCCTACCCCTCCAACCACCCCAAAGACAGATGTCAGCTCAGGCAAGATGGACCTAAAGCGTGAAGGGGGCATCCGCTCTCTGCCCGAAGGCCCCGGCGGGCGCCAGCTCAACATCGACTTCCGCGACGTGGACATCGGCGAGCTCAGCAGCGACGTCATCTCCCACATCGAGACCTTTGACGTCAACGAGTTTGACCAGTACCTCCCGCCCAACGGCCACCCGGGCCTCCCTGGCAACGCCGCGCCGGTCACCTACACAGGCAGCTACAGCATCAGCAGTGGCGCCCCTGTCAGCCCGCAGGCGGGGGGTGCCGCCGCCTGGCTGGTCAAAACCCAGAACCAGCAGGGGCAGCAGCACTCCCTGACCGGCGGCTCAGAGGCGGCTCAGGCCCAGCAAAGGACCCAGATCAAGACAGAGCAGCTGAGTCCGAGCCACTACAGCGAGCAGCAGGGCTCCCCGCAGCACATCACCTACAGCCCCTTCAACCTGCAGCACTacagccccccctcctcctcctacccGGCCATCTCCCGGGCGCAGCAGTACGACTACGCCGACCACCAGGGGGGCGGCGCCGCGGCCTCCTACTACAGCCACGCGGGGGCCGGGCAGGGCTCGGGGCTGTACTCGACTTTCAGCTACATGGGCAGCCCCAGCCAGAGGCCCATGTACACGCCCATAGCCGACAACACAGGAGTGCCCTCCATCCCGCAGAGCAGCCCGCAGCACTGGGAGCAGGCTCCGGTGTACACCCAGCTCACCAGACCATGA